A region of the Candidatus Zixiibacteriota bacterium genome:
AGTTTAATCTCCGATATCTCCAGAAGCTCTTCTGCTTCTATGGGCAAAGGCCCGAACCTGTCCCTGAGCTCTATCTTCAACTCCTCGATATCCTCGTTCCTTCTGACCTCTGAGAGCTTTTTATAGATCTCCATCCTCTGCTGGCTATCTTCTATATACTGCTGGGGAATGAAAAGGTCTAAATCTATCTCTAATTTCGTCTCTTTGACCTTCTTGATCTTCTCTCCTTTTATCTCTCTTACCGCCTCGTCTAAAAGCCTGCAGTACAGGTCAAATCCGATCTCCTCTATGAAGCCGTGCTGCTGGGGACCTAAAATGTTTCCTGCTCCTCTGATCTCCAGGTCTCGTAAAGCTAAATAGAAGCCTGAGCCTAACTGGGTATACTGCTGAATTGCAGAAAGCCTTTTTCGGGCTTGGGGGGTCAGATCCCCGAAATCCGGGACCAAAAGATAAGCATAAGCTTTACGGTTGGATCTGCCCACCCTTCCTTTTAGCTGGTAAAGCTCTGCTAATCCGAATCTGTCAGCCCGGTTGATCAGGATAGTGTTGACATTGGGCAGGTCCAGGCCGGACTCGATGATATTAGTGCAGAGTAGACAATCGTATTTCCCTTCCAAAAATTGCAGCATGATCTTCTCCAGGACCTTCTCCTCCATCTGGCCATGGGCAACTGCCAGCCTGAGATCAGGAAGTAACTTTCTTAACAAATTATAAATAGAATTGATCGACTCAACCCGATTATGCACAAAATAGACCTGTCCGCCCCGATCAGCCTCCTTTAAGATCGCCTCTGTAATTAACTCCTTATCGAACCGCGATATGCTTGTCTGGATAGGCAGTCTATCCTTGGGTGGGGTATTAATTATGGACATATCTTTAGCCCCTAATAAGGAAAGCTGCAAAGTTCGGGGAATAGGTGTGGCTGTCAGGGTCAAGACGTCAACTGATTTTTTGAATTTTTTGAGTTTCTCTTTATGAGTGACTCCGAACCTTTGCTCTTCGTCTATTATCAGGAGTCCTAAATCTTTAAACCGGACGTCTTTTTGCAGGAGCCGGTGTGTACCAACGACAATGTCGATTTTCCCCTTTTCAACGAATTCGATTATCTCTTTTTGCTCTTTAGGCGACTTAAAACGGGATAAGACTTCAATTTGAACCGGGTAATCTCTTAGTCTCTCGGTGAAAGTGGTATGGTGCTGTTGAGCCAAAATCGTGGTGGGAACGAGCACAGCCACCTGTTTTCCGTCCATCACACATTTAAATGCTGCTCTTAAAGCAACTTCAGTCTTACCATAACCTACGTCTCCGCACACCAGACGGTCCATAGGAACAAGCTTTTCCATGTCTTTTTTGATCGCTTCTATTGCCTCGATCTGGTCAGGGGTCTCCTCGTAGATGAAGGACGATTCTAACTCTTTCTGCCAGGAGGTGTCTGGTGAAAAAGAATGTCCGGGTTTTGCCTTCCTTTCCGCATAAAGCTGGATAAGCTCTTCTGCCATTTCTTTCAGGGCTTGCTTGGTCTTTTCTTTGGTTTTCTCCCAGGAAGGCGAGCCTAATTTTGAAAGGTTCGGTTCCCCGTCTTTTCCAATATATTTCTGAATCCGGTTAAATTCCTCTACCGGGACATATAATTTATCTCCGTCTTTGTAGATGAGAAGAAGACAATCTCTCTTTTTTTCATCTATGGAAAGGGTTTCCAGCCCGGCATACCTTCCTATGCCGAAATCGATATGTACTACAAAATCGCCTGAGGAAAGACTGGTGTAAGCTGAAAGCGGTAAACCCTCTTTAAATTTCTTTTTTCTTCTTCTTCTGAAATAGCGCCTGAAAAGCTGGTGTTCTGGAAGGACTGCTAAATCCAGTTCCGGGAAGACAAAACCTGAACTCAAGTTAAGTAACAAGAAGATGACCTTTTCTGCATCCTTTTCCAGAAGCTCTTCCAGTCTTTCCCTCTGACCTGAATTCTCACAGGTTATATAGATTCTTCTTCCTCTATTCTCCTCTTTTTCTAAAGTCTTCTTCAACCGGCTAAAATCTGAGATCAGACTGTCCGGCTCAGCCATTTCAAAATCGAAATCCAGATTCTCCTTTTTCAAGTAATGATTTTCCAGATGCTGGAACTTCTTTATCCGGTTTTCAAAGGAGGTTATTCCTCTCAGAAAAGCACCCGGTTTCGGAACCAATTCTCCTTTTGAGTCTGCCTCCTGATACCTTTCTTCTGCTTCTTCCCAGATCTTCCCTATCTCCCTTTGGATTAACTCCGGCTCATCCAAAAAACAGAGAGTTTCTTCTGGCAGGTAATCGAGAAGCTCGCCCTGAGGAAGCTTGAAAAGGGGTGCCATCCATTCCAAACCCGGGATCTCCTGATAGAGGTTAATCCTCTCTCTTAAGTTTTGAGCTTTTTTTTCTTCCAGCCCTCTTAGGTATTTTTCCAGCTCTTCGTCCCTTAGATGAAACTCCCTTTTAGGTAAGATTATAGCCTCATCTTTTTTGGTGACAGTTCTCTGGTTAAAAACCGAAAACTCCCTTATCGATTCGATTTGATTGCCGAAGAACTCCATCCTTAGAGGATTCTCTGAAGTATAAGGGAAAAGGTCTAAAATCCCTCCTCTCTGGCTATAAGTGCCCACCTCTTCTACCTGGGGGGTTCTTTTGAAGCCCAAACCTAAAATCCTCTGCACCAGATCGTCTATCTCCAGCTCCTGCCCGACCTTCAGTTGGATGATTTTACTTTTCAGCTCATCCGGAGGGATGGTCTTTTCCAGAATTGCCCGTATATGGGTCACCACCACTTTTTTCCTCTGGAGCAAAAGCTCGTGCAAGCAGGAGAGCCTGGCACCCAGTACCTCAGAGTAAGGGACTTCCAGCTCATAGGGTAGAATCTCCCTTGAGGGGAAGAGCGAAACCTTATCTTCTCCCAAGAACGATTGCAGGTCCTCAAAAAGCTTTGTAGCTTCATCCGGATGATAGGTCAGGACCAGAATCGGAGCCTGAATCTTCACTTCCAGGTGAGCTAAAAGAAAAGATTTCCCTGACCCGACCAGCCCGGATAAGGTGATACTTTTTTTCCCTTCTGCGATCTTCTCGCTCAGGATCGAGAAACCATCAGACCTGTTTGCCAGATCCAAAAGCGTTGAGGTAGACATCACTTGATCTCTTTTCTTAAAATCTAATAATTAAAAACGTCAAATTGAAGAAAAAATTGGAGAGAAAAAACCCTTTTAGCTTAATTTCTTTGCCAGAATTATCATTCGAGGCCGGTCTATCGAGTATTCCTTAAAGTCAAAATCACCAAAAACCTGCTCCACCACAAAACCTGTTCTTTTCAGGTTATAGATCATCTCAGTAAGGGTATAAGAGCGAAAGGAAAAAAAATACTCCCTTTTAGGACGATTTTCAAAAATAAGGGTGCGGGTGGTTTCCTGGCGACTGGTGAAAAGGTCGAAGACCGATTCATCTAACATAAAAAACCCTTTTTTAGGAGCCCACATCTTCCTCTGAAAATTCTTTAAAAGGAATTCCCGGTTTATCGTATCCAGCAGGAATAAGCCATCCTCTTTTAAGGCCTTATTTACCCCTCTTAAAACCTGCAAATCTTCTTTTTCATTCTGAAAATATCCAAAAGAAGTATACATATTTATGACCGCATCGAATTCCGATTTGAAAGGAAGCTTCCTCATATCCCCTCGAATAAACTTCACCTTAAGCTTCAAGGAGTCTGCCTCTTTTCTGGCTCTCTCCATGAAATAGGAGGAAAAATCATAACCGGTGACTCTGAACCCTCTCCGGGCTAACTCCAGACAATGCCTCCCGTATCCGCAGCATAAATCTAAAATCATCTTTTTGGGCTTAAGCCCTAAAACCCTCACTATCCCATCTACTTCCCTGGAAGTCAAATTCTCTAAGTGAGAATAGACCTCTGGATAATATTCGTCGAAAAATTTCTCCCACCATTTCATCTTTTTACACCGCCTGTTTGGAGAATTATTATTCTCTTTTTTTCCGTCTTACTTCTCCCTCATCTTTTTACAATGTAACCGATAAGTTTGTAAATCAGCTTAGCTGTCAGAAAATCCGGAGCGATATTTCCGGGCTGGGGACAGAGTTCAACTATGTCGAATCCGACTATCGTTTTCCTCTGAGATAAAGTCTTGAGAAAATCCAGAGTTTCATACCATAAAAACCCTCCCGGCTCCGGAGTTCCCACAGAAGGCATAATCGAGGGGTCCAGGAAATCCAGGTCAAAGGTCAGATAAACGTTATCCGAAAGGGAATTTATGATCTCGTCAACCGGGCTTTTATCTTTTTCCCGGGCATAGAAAAGGTGAATCTTATTTTTCTTGACCCAGTTATGCTCCTCTAAACTTATGTTCCTTATTCCCACCTGAACTGCAGGTGCAAACTCCCTTACTCTCCTCATAGTGCAGGCATGGCTGAACTTGCTCCCCTGAAAACTCTGTCTTAAGTCCGCATGAGCATCCAGCTGCAAAACTGAAAGGTTTTTATATTTTTCCTTATAGGCTTTTATTATGCCGACGGAGATGGTATGCTCCCCGCCTAACGTCACAATTACTTTCCCGTCTTTAAGGAGCTCCCGACTTAGTCGATAGATTCTTTCTATCATCTCTTCAGGTCCCTTGGATATGGGCTCTAACTCTTCCGCAGTATAGATTCCGGCCTTATAAGCTTCTGTTTTTAACTCCTCATCGAAAAGCTCAACCTGTTTAGAGGCTGTGATAATAGCCTGTGGTCCTTCTTTAGTTCCAGCCTTGTAGGTGGTGGTCTGCTCGTAAGGAATCGGCAGAATGACGAACTTCGATTTTTGGTAATTTGAGAAAGGCTGGGGAATGCCTAAGAAATTATCTGGAAGAAAAAGTCTTTGATCAAACAATTCTTTTTACCTCTTTAACGAAAGTTCTTTCCCGAACTTGAACTCTGGCTTTTTTCTCTTTCGGATTAATCCTTTGGACCCCTGGGAGAGAGCACCCACCAAAAACGGGAGAGCAATGGTGGCATCTGAATGGACCGTGACTGTTTTTGCCTTAGGGTGGATTTTCCCCCAGGACTGCGCCTCAGCAAAAGTGCATCCGGAAAGCCCTCCCCAGTGCGGAGAGTCAACCACTATCTGAATGGCATATTCATGCCCGCATTTATTACTTTCTCTCTGAAGGGAGGCAATGACCTCTGCCTGCTGGATAAAATTTTTAGGGGTTCCACCTCCTATGTAGATGACCCCGGTGGATTTAGCCCAGAGGACCAAATTGGAGATCTCCTCAGCATCCTGGATAACGTCGAATTGGAACCTTTTGCCGGTTTCTCTGCCCAGCTCAACCAGGGCGATCCCGTAAGAGGAATCCCCTATTGCCGGGCAGAAGATCGGGATGCCGGAAGCATAGGCTGAGCTGACCATTCCCTCTTTTTTCTTCATCCGGGATAACACTTTCCCTAAAGAATAGAAAAACTCCCGGGTAGAATAACTCTTCTCCAGATCGAAAAACGAGCGGGTAAATTCTTTGATATATTCGTCTGTTTCCCTGAATTCCTCTTCTAAGGCGAAGGTATCGTAGATCCTATCGATGCCTGCCTTTCTTAGCTTCAAATCGCTGGTCAGATGATCCCCTAAGTAGTGATATTTTCCCAGACTCTCGTGCAGATCGTGAAAAAGATTTGCTCCGGTAGAGACTAGGCAGTCGATCAATCGATTCTTTATCAGGTAGACCAGTATCTGCCTTAAGCCTCCGGGGATCATCGCTCCGGACAAGCCTAAGAAGATGACTACATTTTTTTTGAGCATTTCTTTCCATACGCCCAAAGCCGTGGACAGATTCCTTCCCTGAAAAGAGATACCACTCATCTTTTCTAAAAGCTGGGCTACATCCTTTATATTCTCGATTTCTAAGGGACGGGTAGGGTTTTTTAAAAATTCGTTCATTTTGAAAAATACCTCCTTAAAGATTCTCTCAGGCCGGTTTTTTGAGCTCGGTCTGGGTGATAAAGATAGCCGCTGCTATCACTGTGGTCCAGAGGCCATTTTTATCCCCTTCTGCGGACTGGGTGATACTCATGGTGCGGACTATTTTGCCTGAGATCTTCCAGATCTCTTTTCTCATGTCATAGTTTTTGTCCACGTCAAAATCCAAACCCAGGGTGGTGGCAAGCATAGAGGCGGCTAAATCTTCAGCATAGTCTCCAGCTTTTTTCTCGGTCTGGCCATAAGCCGAGTGCTCGGAAAGGAACCCGTAATATTTCTTCTCCTTGGGTATAGCCAGTCCCACCGAGGAAGAGATCAGACGGTTGGGTTCGTTGGTCGAGTTGCGGCTCATCACGCAGAAGATTATCTGGCCATCCTGCAGTTTTTTCATCCCTTGCGCTCTGGTGATTAATTTACACTCCGGTGGAAAAATGGAGGAGACGCTTACGATGTTAAAACGGGCGATCCCGGCATTCCTTAAAGCCAACTCAAAACTGGAAAGCTTCTCCAGGTGTCTTCCCACCCCCTTGGTGAGGAAAACCTGTTTGGGCATTATGAACATCTTCCACCTCCTTTTAACTTAAAATGGTTTTTTAATATGAGCTATTCCTTTTTAAAATGCAATAATAAAATTTATCTCTCTAAAAAAATCAGTCCCGCTTTAAGCGGGACTGATTTCTAAAAATAAGCCCTTTTTCTCTGTGGTATTCCTGCCTTTAAATCTTAGCAGGGCTTTTTGGTTTTGCAACCGCCTTTTTTCTTTTTTGCTTTTGGCATTTTTTTGTCTCCGTCAACTTAGAATAGGGCCTGTTTTATTTCTTCTTTTTCACTACTGGCGCCGGCTTTTTCATTCCCTCTTCAGCCTTGGCTACCATCGTGCTGACCTGAGCAGCTATATCAGAGGCTTGTTTGTAACTTCCGGCATCTAAGGCTTTCTTAGCCTGATCCAGCGAGCCTTCCCAGGTTTTCACCTCTGCCTTCATCTTGGCGGTGAGCTTCATCTTTTTGAAAGAATCGAGCTTGTCAGCTGCTTCTTTTACCGCGTTTTCCGCAGAGGCTTTCATCTCCTCTTTCTTGGTTCCGGCCATGGCCGTTGCAGAATCAGCCCAGCTCTTGGCAAACAGGGCTAACCTTTTGGCATCTCCATATTTCTTCTCCGTGACAAAAGTCTCGGCCTGGTTTAAGGAATCCTGGGCCGGAGTGAAAAGATCGGGCACGTACATATTAGCTTCAGCATTCATAGCAGCTGAAACTGCATCCCTGGCTGCCTGCATCTCCTGGTCCGGAGGCTTGGCGCAGGAGCTTAAGAGGATTATTCCCAGGATAAGCAGCAAGCTCATCCCGAAGAGTTTGTATTTTGACATTTTCATTTTCCTTTCTTTAAGTTAAAGTTTTTGTGGTTTACCTTACAACAAAAAAATAATAGAAACTCTCCAGCATGATTTTTTTTACGGAGGGGGCCTGTTCCAGTTGTTATTTATTATCTCGTACTTATAGATGTATTTTGACATTTGGTTGATTTATATATATTTGAGGAATTGCTTACCCTTTTGTCGTCTCCTACGGTAAATTGACTTAATATATTGGCAAGTTCCCCTTTGTCAAGGACTTTTTTAGAATTTTTTTTTAAAACCAGGACCAGACCTCGACCCTGATCCAGCGGCTGACCCTTCGCAGAAGTAGGTAGGCGATGCTTCTTTTACCGCAGTAGATTTTTGCCTGCCCGGTCATCCCCGGTTTTAAAAGGAGCTCGGAGTTATCTATTCTGCTGGTGACCAGGAAAACCTGGCGGGATTTATGTTGTTCTGCCTGATAGGCGATCCTGGTTACCGCCCCGTAGAAAGTTTTCCAGGGAAAGCTTCTTACCTTAGCTTTGACCTTCTGGCCTGATTTTATGACGTCCAGATCTTTTTCTGATACCGGCATCAAGACCCTTATGGTATCGTAATTGGCGATGCTCAAAAGATTCCCTTCCGGCTGCACCGAGGTGACGATCCCGGAGATGGGTGATTTGAAATCCGAACTAGCGATTTGATCTTTATAGAATTTCGCTTTAGCCTCCAGCCGGCTGATCTCAGCCTTAGACATGTCGATCTCTTCTTTTTTTGCACCTCTCAGAAGTATCTTCAGATTGTTCTGGGCAATCCCCAGCTCTGAGGCCAGGACCGTATGTTCGGATTCCTTTTTTTCCAATTCCTCTCTGGAGATCAGATTCCGGGAAAAAAGCTCTTTAATCCTCTTAAGTTCATTCTCGTTTGACTCAAGTTTAGCTTCTGCTTTTCTCACCTGTTCTTTAGCCTGGGCTATCTCCTCAGGCCTGGCTCCTTTTTCCAGAAGCTCCAGATTAGCCTTTTCCTTTCTTATGGCTGCCTCGTTCTCCTCCAGTTCGTTGATATATTGATTGGAAAACACGCGAACTATAACCTGTCCCTTTTTAACCCTTTGCCCCTCCTTTACCATTGGCTCTAAATTCGCAGTCCCGTAAGTAGAGGAGATCAGCCTCAAGACATTCATCTGCCTTTTCTCTTCTTTATCCTCTTGATAAAGCTGTTCCTCAATGAACCCCGCAGAGGGACTGTTAACAATGGAATACCTCTCCATGGCGGCGAACTCGCATTCCTGGCTGATCTTCAAGTCCAGTTTCACCACAAATAACAAAACCAGGGCCAGGATAATTATCCCGGAATAAATAAAGATCTTCTTCGGTTTCATAATTCCTTCTTTCTTGATCAAGAAAAGATGAAAACCGCCAGCCAAAAGAACTTTTAAAGGCTGTTGAAAGATAAAATAAAGGATTACCAAAAACAAGGCAAATCCATAACCCTGATAACGGGATACCAGAAAGTTACCCACCTTCAGGAAAAAATAAAGGATGAGAATAAAAGAATAGATTACCGACAGGGTACCGTACAGGGGAAAAATCTTTTTATCGCGGGCAGTGACTTCAGGAACTTTCTCCCTGAGCTTGAGAATTTTATTCTTGACAACAGAGCCTAAATACCCAAAAGCTTTCTTTCGCAAATTAGGTATCTCCAGCCAGTCGGATAACAGGTAATATCCATCCAATTTTATCAGGGGATTGAAATTGAAGATGATTAAAACTCCAGATGCTATCATTACCACAAAGAGAAATGAATTAAGCTGGGTCTCTAAATCGGTAATCCTCCACAAAAGGGTGACGCAAGCCCAAAGGAAAAGATGGATATATATCCCCGCCCAGGAGACTAATAGTTTTTTCCTTTTCTCCTTGAACATCCAGGCATCCGAGACGTTAGTGAAAAAAGACGGCTGAAAATAGATCAGCAAAAACCCCATCTCATGAACTTCTCCG
Encoded here:
- the mfd gene encoding transcription-repair coupling factor; translated protein: MSTSTLLDLANRSDGFSILSEKIAEGKKSITLSGLVGSGKSFLLAHLEVKIQAPILVLTYHPDEATKLFEDLQSFLGEDKVSLFPSREILPYELEVPYSEVLGARLSCLHELLLQRKKVVVTHIRAILEKTIPPDELKSKIIQLKVGQELEIDDLVQRILGLGFKRTPQVEEVGTYSQRGGILDLFPYTSENPLRMEFFGNQIESIREFSVFNQRTVTKKDEAIILPKREFHLRDEELEKYLRGLEEKKAQNLRERINLYQEIPGLEWMAPLFKLPQGELLDYLPEETLCFLDEPELIQREIGKIWEEAEERYQEADSKGELVPKPGAFLRGITSFENRIKKFQHLENHYLKKENLDFDFEMAEPDSLISDFSRLKKTLEKEENRGRRIYITCENSGQRERLEELLEKDAEKVIFLLLNLSSGFVFPELDLAVLPEHQLFRRYFRRRRKKKFKEGLPLSAYTSLSSGDFVVHIDFGIGRYAGLETLSIDEKKRDCLLLIYKDGDKLYVPVEEFNRIQKYIGKDGEPNLSKLGSPSWEKTKEKTKQALKEMAEELIQLYAERKAKPGHSFSPDTSWQKELESSFIYEETPDQIEAIEAIKKDMEKLVPMDRLVCGDVGYGKTEVALRAAFKCVMDGKQVAVLVPTTILAQQHHTTFTERLRDYPVQIEVLSRFKSPKEQKEIIEFVEKGKIDIVVGTHRLLQKDVRFKDLGLLIIDEEQRFGVTHKEKLKKFKKSVDVLTLTATPIPRTLQLSLLGAKDMSIINTPPKDRLPIQTSISRFDKELITEAILKEADRGGQVYFVHNRVESINSIYNLLRKLLPDLRLAVAHGQMEEKVLEKIMLQFLEGKYDCLLCTNIIESGLDLPNVNTILINRADRFGLAELYQLKGRVGRSNRKAYAYLLVPDFGDLTPQARKRLSAIQQYTQLGSGFYLALRDLEIRGAGNILGPQQHGFIEEIGFDLYCRLLDEAVREIKGEKIKKVKETKLEIDLDLFIPQQYIEDSQQRMEIYKKLSEVRRNEDIEELKIELRDRFGPLPIEAEELLEISEIKLLSQAKEISKLSLRGDRLKIEFDQSKKVGKEEIRKYREGLTYPMEFFADKNLKMELSLNSTENRLEQTKKVLQKL
- a CDS encoding class I SAM-dependent methyltransferase, whose protein sequence is MKWWEKFFDEYYPEVYSHLENLTSREVDGIVRVLGLKPKKMILDLCCGYGRHCLELARRGFRVTGYDFSSYFMERARKEADSLKLKVKFIRGDMRKLPFKSEFDAVINMYTSFGYFQNEKEDLQVLRGVNKALKEDGLFLLDTINREFLLKNFQRKMWAPKKGFFMLDESVFDLFTSRQETTRTLIFENRPKREYFFSFRSYTLTEMIYNLKRTGFVVEQVFGDFDFKEYSIDRPRMIILAKKLS
- the speB gene encoding agmatinase, producing MFDQRLFLPDNFLGIPQPFSNYQKSKFVILPIPYEQTTTYKAGTKEGPQAIITASKQVELFDEELKTEAYKAGIYTAEELEPISKGPEEMIERIYRLSRELLKDGKVIVTLGGEHTISVGIIKAYKEKYKNLSVLQLDAHADLRQSFQGSKFSHACTMRRVREFAPAVQVGIRNISLEEHNWVKKNKIHLFYAREKDKSPVDEIINSLSDNVYLTFDLDFLDPSIMPSVGTPEPGGFLWYETLDFLKTLSQRKTIVGFDIVELCPQPGNIAPDFLTAKLIYKLIGYIVKR
- a CDS encoding deoxyhypusine synthase codes for the protein MNEFLKNPTRPLEIENIKDVAQLLEKMSGISFQGRNLSTALGVWKEMLKKNVVIFLGLSGAMIPGGLRQILVYLIKNRLIDCLVSTGANLFHDLHESLGKYHYLGDHLTSDLKLRKAGIDRIYDTFALEEEFRETDEYIKEFTRSFFDLEKSYSTREFFYSLGKVLSRMKKKEGMVSSAYASGIPIFCPAIGDSSYGIALVELGRETGKRFQFDVIQDAEEISNLVLWAKSTGVIYIGGGTPKNFIQQAEVIASLQRESNKCGHEYAIQIVVDSPHWGGLSGCTFAEAQSWGKIHPKAKTVTVHSDATIALPFLVGALSQGSKGLIRKRKKPEFKFGKELSLKR
- a CDS encoding arginine decarboxylase, pyruvoyl-dependent, producing MFIMPKQVFLTKGVGRHLEKLSSFELALRNAGIARFNIVSVSSIFPPECKLITRAQGMKKLQDGQIIFCVMSRNSTNEPNRLISSSVGLAIPKEKKYYGFLSEHSAYGQTEKKAGDYAEDLAASMLATTLGLDFDVDKNYDMRKEIWKISGKIVRTMSITQSAEGDKNGLWTTVIAAAIFITQTELKKPA
- a CDS encoding DUF4398 domain-containing protein; this encodes MSKYKLFGMSLLLILGIILLSSCAKPPDQEMQAARDAVSAAMNAEANMYVPDLFTPAQDSLNQAETFVTEKKYGDAKRLALFAKSWADSATAMAGTKKEEMKASAENAVKEAADKLDSFKKMKLTAKMKAEVKTWEGSLDQAKKALDAGSYKQASDIAAQVSTMVAKAEEGMKKPAPVVKKKK
- a CDS encoding efflux RND transporter periplasmic adaptor subunit, whose translation is GEVHEMGFLLIYFQPSFFTNVSDAWMFKEKRKKLLVSWAGIYIHLFLWACVTLLWRITDLETQLNSFLFVVMIASGVLIIFNFNPLIKLDGYYLLSDWLEIPNLRKKAFGYLGSVVKNKILKLREKVPEVTARDKKIFPLYGTLSVIYSFILILYFFLKVGNFLVSRYQGYGFALFLVILYFIFQQPLKVLLAGGFHLFLIKKEGIMKPKKIFIYSGIIILALVLLFVVKLDLKISQECEFAAMERYSIVNSPSAGFIEEQLYQEDKEEKRQMNVLRLISSTYGTANLEPMVKEGQRVKKGQVIVRVFSNQYINELEENEAAIRKEKANLELLEKGARPEEIAQAKEQVRKAEAKLESNENELKRIKELFSRNLISREELEKKESEHTVLASELGIAQNNLKILLRGAKKEEIDMSKAEISRLEAKAKFYKDQIASSDFKSPISGIVTSVQPEGNLLSIANYDTIRVLMPVSEKDLDVIKSGQKVKAKVRSFPWKTFYGAVTRIAYQAEQHKSRQVFLVTSRIDNSELLLKPGMTGQAKIYCGKRSIAYLLLRRVSRWIRVEVWSWF